Within Saccharomonospora cyanea NA-134, the genomic segment GCAGGCGAATCTCGACCGCCTGAACGACCTCACCGCGGAGCTGCGCCGCCAGCTCAAGCCACTCGGCAAGCAGGCCGAGATCGCCCGCCGGGCACAGGCGGTGCAGGCGGAACTGCGCGACGCGAAGCTGCGGCTCTACGCCGACGACCTGGTGACACAGCGCCGCGAGATCGAGAAGGACGAGGCAGACGAGAAGGCCGCCCGCGCCCGCCGTGCCGAGGTGGAGCGGACGCTGGAGTTCGTCATGTCGGAGCAGGCCGAGCTGGAGGAGACACTCGCCGAGGACGCGCCGAAGCTGAACGCCGCGCAGGACACCTGGTACCGGCTGTCGGCGCTGGCCGAGCGGCTGCGCGGCACCGTGCGCCTGGCGGCCGAGCGCAGGCGGCACCTGTCCGCCGACGTGGACACCGGTGGCACGGGCCGGGACCCGGAGGAACTGCTCGCCGAGGCCGAGCGCGTGGCCGAGCGGGAGGCCGAACTCACCGAGGCGGTGTCGCAGGCCCGCTCCGTGCTCGCCGAGGTGGTGGAACGCCGCGAGCACCTCGAACAGGTCGTGCAGGCGGCCGAACGCGCCCACCTGGCCGCCGTGAGGGCCATCGCCGACCGCCGTGAGGGAATCGCCAAACTGTCGGGTCAGGTGGAGGCGCTGCGCAGCAAGAGCAACGCCACCGCCGAGGAGATCGACCGCCTCAGCAGCGGCATCTCCGACGCCGTGGCCCGCGCCGAGGCCGCCGCGGAGAGCGCGGAGGAGGCCCGCGCCGAGGGCGGTGTCGAGGACTCCGACGACGAGGCCCTGCGGACCCGCCACGAGCACGCGATCGAGGCTCACAAGGCCGCGAAGGCCCGAGTCGAGGAACTCGTCAAGGCGGAACGCGCCGCCGAGCGCGACATCGCGTCGGAGAAGGCACGGGTCGACGCGCTGTCGATGGGGCTGACCCGCAAGGACGGTGCGGGAGCGCTGCTCGGGGCCGCCGACGACCTTCCGGGGCTGCTGGGCTCCGTGGCCGCGCTGCTCACGGTCGACGCCGGGTACGAGGTGGCGCTCGCCGCCGCGCTCGGTCCCGTGGCCGACGCCGTGGCCGTGGCGCAGGGTGACAACGCGATCGCCGCGCTGCGTTACCTCAAGGACAACGACGCCGGGCGGGCGGGGCTGCTGGTGGGTGGTTCGGCGACAGACGACGACCCCGAGGGCTGGCCCGGACTGCCCGAGGGCGCACGGTGGGCTCGCGAGGTGGTCGCCGCGCCCGAGGCACTGCGCCCCGCCGTCGAACACGCGCTGCGCCGGGTCGCGGTGGTGCCGTCGCTGGAGGACGCCCGCACGCTCGTGGCGGCACACCCGGACGTCACGGCCGTCACCGGGGACGGCGACGTGCTCGGCGCGCACTGGGCGACGGGTGGCTCCGCCCGCGACGAGAGCGTCATCGAGGTGCAGGCCGCGGTCGACGAGGCGCAGGACCGCCTCGCCGCGGCCGAGCGCGCGCTGGAACGCACGGCCGCGGAACTCGAAGGGGCCCGAGCCGAGCAGCAGGACCGCCGCGCCGAACTCGAACAGGCCAAGGAGGGGCTGAACGAGGCCAAGGTGCGCAGGGCCCGCTCCACGGAACGCCTGTCGAGTCTGGAGAAGGCCGCCCGCTCCGCGCAGGCGGAGGTCGAACGCCTCAGTGCCCAGCGCGAGAAGGTGGAGCGCACTCGCGAGGACGTCCTCGCGCAGTTGGCGGAGCTGGAGGAACGGCTCGCGGCGGTCGCCGAGCAGCCGGTGGATACCGACATCGACACGAGCGAACGCGACGAGGCCGCCGAAGCGCTGTCCGAGGTGCGGCAGGAGGAGATGGACTCCCGCCTCGCTCTGCGTACCGCCGAGGAACGCGCCCGGAGCATCGCGGGGAAGGCCGACTCGCTGAGGCGCGCGGCCGAAGCCGAGCGTCAGGCGCGGGAGCGAGCCGAGAAGGCGCGCATCGCGCGGGAGCGGGGCGCGGCGATCGCGGCGGCCGTCGTGGCCGGCGGCGAGACCGCGCTCGACCGCATCGAGACGTCGTTGCAGCGAGCCGCCGCCGAACGCGACGCCGTCCAGGCCCGCCGCGAGCACACCGAGCAGGCGTTGAACCAGGTGCGCAACCGGGTGCGGGAGCTGACGGTGGAGCTGGAGAAGCTCACGGACGCGGTGCACCGGGACGAGGTGCTGCGGGCCGAACAGCGGCTGCGCCTCGAACAGCTCGAAACCAGGATCACGGAGGAGTTCGGGATCGCGCTCGACGACCTCGTGGCCGAGTACGGGCCGGACGTGCCCGTGCCCCCCGGCCCCGGCGAGGTGGCCGAGTACGAGGCCGCGAAGGAACGCGGCGAGACGGTGATGGAGCCCCAGCCGATCCCCTACGACCGCGCCACGCAGGCACGTCGCGCCAAGCGCGCCGAGCGCGACCTCGCCCAGCTCGGCAAGGTCAACCCGCTGGCGCTGGAGGAGTTCGCCGCGCTGGAGGAGCGCTACAAGTTCCTGTCCACCCAGCTCGAAGACCTCAAGGAGACCCGCAAGGACCTGCTCACCGTCGTCAAGGAGGTCGACGACAAGATCCTGGAGGTCTTCACCGAGGCGTACCACGACGTGGCGCGCGAGTTCGAGACCGTGTTCTCCGTGCTGTTCCCCGGGGGTGAGGGGCGCATGGTGCTCACCGAGCCGGGTGACATGCTCACCACGGGCGTCGACGTGGAGGCACGCCCGCCGGGCAAGAAGGTCAAGCGGCTGTCCCTGCTGTCCGGCGGGGAGAAGTCGCTGGTGGCGGTGGCGATGCTCGTGGCGATCTTCCGCGCGCGGCCCTCGCCGTTCTACGTCATGGACGAGGTCGAGGCCGCGCTCGACGACACCAACATGCGCAGGCTCATCGGTCTGCTGGAGCAGCTGCGGGAGAGTTCGCAGCTGATCATCATCACGCACCAGAAGCCCACGATGGAGATCGCGGACGCGCTCTACGGCGTGAGCATGCAGGGCGACGGCATCACCAAGGTGATCTCGCAGCGACTGCGCTCACCCGACGCTGTGGAGCAGCCGGCGTAGCGGGCGGTCTACGCCGATTCCTCGACGCTCCGAGCGATCCGGCGCGGCAGGGAACCGGCAGGAGCGCGATGCCGCGGGACGCGTGCCGGGAAGTCCGGTCGGCGAGGCCGACACCGCCACCGATCAGTTGGCCACCTGCCGAGCGTGTTCCCCGATGCCGTGGGTGCGGTAGTGCGCACTGCGGACACCGAGCACGACGGCACCGAGCACGGTCGCGAACAGGGAGGCGAGCAACACCGCGCTCTTGGCGTGTTCGAGCATTCCCGGATGGCCGGTGTACGACAGCTCGCTGATCAGCAGTGAAACGGTGAAACCGATCCCGGCGAGCTGGGAGATACCCACGATGTCGGTCCAACTCAGGCTCGGGTCCAGCTCCGCCCGGGTGAGCTTCGTGGTCAACCACGCACCACCGGCGATACCGACGAGCTTGCCCACCACCAGGCCCGCGGTCACTCCGAGGGCCACGGTGTCGGTGAGCATGCTGGACCAGTCACCGAAGACGACGCCAGCGGAGAACAGTGCGAACACCGGCAAGGCCAGCCCCATCGCCCACGGCCGCAACACATGTTCGGCGCGGTGGCTGGGCGAGCTCTCCTCTCCGTTGTGAGGACGGGTCCGCATGAGCAGTCCCATCGCCACCCCGGCGATGGTGGCGTGGATCCCGCTGGCGTGCACCAACGCCCAGATCACGACGGCCAGTGTCGCGTAGACGGTCCAGCTCGCCACCCGCCAGCGGCGCAACACCGCCGCCGGCCCGCGGCCACGCTGGAGATAGCCGAACACACCCAGCAACGCGGCTGCGGCCAGCATCGGCCCGAACGACAAGCTGTCGGTGTAGAACACCGCGATCACGCTGATCGCCACCAGGTCGTCGACGATGGCCAAGGTCAGCAGGAACGTCCGCAGCGCCGGTGGCAGGAACCGCCCCACCACGGCCAGTACCGCGATGGCGAACGCGATGTCGGTGGCCATGGGAATGCCCCACCCCTGCGCGGCCGGACCCTGTCCCAGGTTGATCGCCGCGAAGATGCCCGCTGGGAGGAGGGCACCGCAGACGGCCGCGACGATCGGCAACAGCGCCCGCCTCGGGCGACGCAGCTCACCGTGCACGAACTCCTGCTTGAGCTCGTTGCCGACGATGAAGAAGAACAGCGCCAGCAAGCCGTCGGCAGCCCACGCTTCGACCGGCAGGTTCAGGTGGAGCGACTCCGGGCCGAAACGGAATTCCCGAACACGCTCGTAGAGCTCTCCCCACGGCGAGTTCGCCCAGGTCAAAGCCACCACGGCCGCACCGATGAGGAGGAAGCCACCCACCGTGTCACGCCGCAGAGCGGCACCGAACCGAGACAACAACATGACAGATCAACCTTCGCGTCACGAATCCCCGGCTCGGCTTCCGGGCAGCCGGAAGCGGAACGGGAAGCAGAGCCGGGAGAGCAGCCAAGAACGGGACGGACGAAACGCGGCGGCGACAGGACGAGTCGCCACCGCACGACGGACGAGGCAGCGCCTACCGCCGAATCACTCCCGTGGTAACGGAGGGCAGCCTGCCAGTTCCCCATGAGCGTTCGTGCCCCAGGAGCTCAGCCACCCGTTGGTTCCGGGATGGCGCATCACGCCTTCCGGCGTCACCCTCCATCCAAGGAGGAGCCAACAGTTCTGCCTGTGTGACGAAGGTTTTCGGCCAGCGCGGTGCGCGGGCCGCGCGACACCACTCATCGAGTGGCTCCGTGTGCCGCCCAATCGCACCCGGGCGTCCGCGCTCCGCGCGGACATCGAGCTGACGGCTGAGGCGAACACGCGCCCAAACTACCATCAGCGAAACCGCGCACAAGACTCCTTCGCACCGCTCCGTCCCGGGCAAGTCCCAGCGCTGTCCCCGCCGGATCGCGGAGCCGGATCCCGTTCCCCAGCTTTCAGTGAGGCTGAACCCGCCGTCGTCCGTGGAGCAGGCTGTGGTCGAGCGTCGACGCCTCGTCCGACCGAGCGGCTGAGAACGAGAACGGCCGGGCATCCCGTTCAGATGCCCGGCCGTTGCTCACCCGATCACATCAGGCCGTTTCCTTGACCCGGTCGAGCTCGTCGGGTCCGGCGGCCGCGGGGTGGCGCAGCGACAGCAGGCCACCGACCACGAGGGTCACGACGACGCCGAGCGGCACGTACCACGGGAAGGCCAGGCCGGCCTCCTCGCCGTCGACGGTGAACGTCACGCCGAGGATGAACACGGCAGCCACCACGATCGTGGCCACGAACGCGATGATCGCGTCGGCCTGACGTGCCCTCTTGACGAGGATGCCGAGCGCGAAGGCACCCAGCAGAGCGCCGTAGGTGTAGCTGGCGATGCTCAGACCGACCTCGACCACCGGCTGGTCGGTGCTCGTGAACATCGACGCGAAGATCACGAAAACGCCCGCCCAGATCAGTGTCCACAGCTTCGCCTGCTTGAGCACCACCGAGTCCGGCAGTTCCTTCTTCGTCACCCGCTGGTAGATGTCGCTCACCGTGGAGGTCGACAGCGAGTTCAGCGACGACGAGATGGTGCTCATCGCGGCGGCCAGGATGCCCGCGATCAGCAGGCCCGACAGCCCCGCGGGCAGTTGCTCGACGATGAACTTCGGGAACAGCTCGTCGTTGGTCTGCAGGCCCATCGAGGCCGGGTCGGCGCCGTCGTAGAACGACCACAGCATCGCGCCCACCAGCAGGAACAGCGCGAACTGGAAGAACACCACCACACCGCTGGCGATCACGGCCTTCTGGCTGTCGCGCACGTTCTTGCAGGCCAGCAGGCGCTGCACCATCAGCTGGTCGGAGCCGTGCGACGCCATCGCGAACAGCGCGCCACCCACGACGGCGGTGACGAACGCGTACTGGTTGGTGATGACGTTGGACGAGAAATCGAAGAACTGGAGCTTGCCCTCGTCGGAGAGCGAGCCGAACCAGCCGTCGGGGAGTCGACCGGCGAGGATGAACACCGCGGCGACCGCGCCGATGCAGTAGATGCCCATCTGGACCACGTCGACCCAGATGACCGCCTTGATGCCGCCCAGGTAGGTGTAGACGACGGCGACCACGGCGATCGCCGCGATGATCACCCAGTAGGAGACGTCGAGGCCCAGCGCGGCGAGCACCATCTTGACCGGGATCGCGGTCGCGAACAGCCGCACACCGTCGGCGAGCAGCCGCGTGACCAGGAACGTCACCGACGCGGTGCCCTGCATACCCTTGCCGAACCGCTTGCCGAGGAAACCGTAGGCGCTCACGAGGTCACCCGCGTAGTAGCGCGGCAGCAGCACGAAGGCCACCAGGATGCGACCGATGAGGTAACCGATCGCGAGCTGCAGGTACGTGACGTTGCCCAGGTAGGCCACGGTCGGCACGCTGATCACCGTCAGCGTCGACGTCTCCGTGGCGACGACGGAGAACGTCACCGCCCACCACGGCACCTGCCGGCTGCCCACGAAGTAGTCGGTCGAGGACTTCTGCTTGCCGCCGAGCAGAACGCCCAGCAGTGGCGACCCGACCAGGAATATCGCGATGATCGCGAGGTCCAGTGCGCGCATGGCTGTTGTCTCCTACGGTGTGTCGGGGGTGGTGACCCGCAGGCGGGTCAGGGCTTGCGGGTGCGGTTCGGGGAGCGTCAACGGACCTGCCCCCGGCGTGATCGTGCCGAGCAGGCGAGGTCCTGCCGAGCCCGTCGCGCTCGGCACGTTGGCGGGGATTCCGTTCCAGGTCAGCCAGCCGAGCAGCGCGGTGAGGTACGCCTCCTTGGCGTCGGACGGCAGACCGTTCTCGTCGCTCGGCACCACGGTGACGCGGCTCCGCAGCGCGGTCACGAGGGCGGGATTGCGCAGGCCGCCGCCGGAGGCCACGACGGTGCGGACGCCGTGACGTTCGCACTCCGCGGCCACCGTCGCCGCCGTCAGTTCGGTCAGCGTGGCGAGCAGGTCGGGGCCGTCGATCGGAGCCAGTCCCTCGGTGGCCTGCCGGAGGTAGGCGGCGTGGAAGTACTCCTTGCCGGTCGACTTCGGGGGTTCGCTGGAATAGTACGGATCGGCCAGCAGCCGCGACAGCAGGTCCTGCCTCACCCTTCCCCGGGAGGCGAGCGCTCCGTCGAGGTCGCTGTGCTGGGCGCCGCCGGTCACCTCGGCGGCCGCGATGTCCAGCAGCGCGTTGCCCGGCCCCGTGTCGTAGGCGAGTACCGAGCCGTCCGGGTGCACCACGGTGAGGTTCGCGATGCCGCCGATGTTGAGCGCGCCCACGGGTCCGCCCTCACGTTCCGCGTCCGCGCGCAGCCACAGCGCGTCCAGTGTGCTCGCGAGCGGCGCGCCGTGCCCTCCCGCCGCGACGTCGCGCACCCGCAGGTCCGCCACGACGGGGAGTCCGGTGCGTTCGGCGATCCAGGCGGGCTGGCCGACTTGCAGCGTGCCCTCGACGTGGCCCTGCTCGACCCAGTGGAACACGGTCTGGCCGAGTGACGCGACGAGGTCGGCGCGGCCGCCCGCGATCTCGGTGACGGCGCGTCCGGCGGCGTCGGCGAACGCCTGACCCACCCGCGTGTCCAGCTTGGTGAGTTGTTCGGCGCTGCATCCGCCGGGAGGCAGCGCGGCGAGAAGGTCACGCCGCAGTCGCTCCGGGTAGGGCAGTTCCCGGTGACCGAGCGGGGTCAGGGTGAGTTCGTCGCCGTCGACACGGAACGAGGCGACCGCCACGTCGATGCCGTCCACCGACGTTCCGGA encodes:
- the smc gene encoding chromosome segregation protein SMC, encoding MHLKSLTLKGFKSFASATTLRFEPGITCVVGPNGSGKSNVLDALRWVMGTQGAKDLRGGKMEDVIFAGTAGRAPLGRAEVTLTIDNADGALPIEYTEVSITRRMFRDGASEYEINGSTCRLLDIQELLSDSGIGREMHVIVGQGQLSEILQAKPEERRAFIEEAAGVLKHRKRKEKALRKLTAMQANLDRLNDLTAELRRQLKPLGKQAEIARRAQAVQAELRDAKLRLYADDLVTQRREIEKDEADEKAARARRAEVERTLEFVMSEQAELEETLAEDAPKLNAAQDTWYRLSALAERLRGTVRLAAERRRHLSADVDTGGTGRDPEELLAEAERVAEREAELTEAVSQARSVLAEVVERREHLEQVVQAAERAHLAAVRAIADRREGIAKLSGQVEALRSKSNATAEEIDRLSSGISDAVARAEAAAESAEEARAEGGVEDSDDEALRTRHEHAIEAHKAAKARVEELVKAERAAERDIASEKARVDALSMGLTRKDGAGALLGAADDLPGLLGSVAALLTVDAGYEVALAAALGPVADAVAVAQGDNAIAALRYLKDNDAGRAGLLVGGSATDDDPEGWPGLPEGARWAREVVAAPEALRPAVEHALRRVAVVPSLEDARTLVAAHPDVTAVTGDGDVLGAHWATGGSARDESVIEVQAAVDEAQDRLAAAERALERTAAELEGARAEQQDRRAELEQAKEGLNEAKVRRARSTERLSSLEKAARSAQAEVERLSAQREKVERTREDVLAQLAELEERLAAVAEQPVDTDIDTSERDEAAEALSEVRQEEMDSRLALRTAEERARSIAGKADSLRRAAEAERQARERAEKARIARERGAAIAAAVVAGGETALDRIETSLQRAAAERDAVQARREHTEQALNQVRNRVRELTVELEKLTDAVHRDEVLRAEQRLRLEQLETRITEEFGIALDDLVAEYGPDVPVPPGPGEVAEYEAAKERGETVMEPQPIPYDRATQARRAKRAERDLAQLGKVNPLALEEFAALEERYKFLSTQLEDLKETRKDLLTVVKEVDDKILEVFTEAYHDVAREFETVFSVLFPGGEGRMVLTEPGDMLTTGVDVEARPPGKKVKRLSLLSGGEKSLVAVAMLVAIFRARPSPFYVMDEVEAALDDTNMRRLIGLLEQLRESSQLIIITHQKPTMEIADALYGVSMQGDGITKVISQRLRSPDAVEQPA
- the nhaA gene encoding Na+/H+ antiporter NhaA codes for the protein MLLSRFGAALRRDTVGGFLLIGAAVVALTWANSPWGELYERVREFRFGPESLHLNLPVEAWAADGLLALFFFIVGNELKQEFVHGELRRPRRALLPIVAAVCGALLPAGIFAAINLGQGPAAQGWGIPMATDIAFAIAVLAVVGRFLPPALRTFLLTLAIVDDLVAISVIAVFYTDSLSFGPMLAAAALLGVFGYLQRGRGPAAVLRRWRVASWTVYATLAVVIWALVHASGIHATIAGVAMGLLMRTRPHNGEESSPSHRAEHVLRPWAMGLALPVFALFSAGVVFGDWSSMLTDTVALGVTAGLVVGKLVGIAGGAWLTTKLTRAELDPSLSWTDIVGISQLAGIGFTVSLLISELSYTGHPGMLEHAKSAVLLASLFATVLGAVVLGVRSAHYRTHGIGEHARQVAN
- a CDS encoding sodium:solute symporter, producing MRALDLAIIAIFLVGSPLLGVLLGGKQKSSTDYFVGSRQVPWWAVTFSVVATETSTLTVISVPTVAYLGNVTYLQLAIGYLIGRILVAFVLLPRYYAGDLVSAYGFLGKRFGKGMQGTASVTFLVTRLLADGVRLFATAIPVKMVLAALGLDVSYWVIIAAIAVVAVVYTYLGGIKAVIWVDVVQMGIYCIGAVAAVFILAGRLPDGWFGSLSDEGKLQFFDFSSNVITNQYAFVTAVVGGALFAMASHGSDQLMVQRLLACKNVRDSQKAVIASGVVVFFQFALFLLVGAMLWSFYDGADPASMGLQTNDELFPKFIVEQLPAGLSGLLIAGILAAAMSTISSSLNSLSTSTVSDIYQRVTKKELPDSVVLKQAKLWTLIWAGVFVIFASMFTSTDQPVVEVGLSIASYTYGALLGAFALGILVKRARQADAIIAFVATIVVAAVFILGVTFTVDGEEAGLAFPWYVPLGVVVTLVVGGLLSLRHPAAAGPDELDRVKETA
- a CDS encoding anhydro-N-acetylmuramic acid kinase, with translation MVESKSELRVVGLLSGTSVDGIDVAVASFRVDGDELTLTPLGHRELPYPERLRRDLLAALPPGGCSAEQLTKLDTRVGQAFADAAGRAVTEIAGGRADLVASLGQTVFHWVEQGHVEGTLQVGQPAWIAERTGLPVVADLRVRDVAAGGHGAPLASTLDALWLRADAEREGGPVGALNIGGIANLTVVHPDGSVLAYDTGPGNALLDIAAAEVTGGAQHSDLDGALASRGRVRQDLLSRLLADPYYSSEPPKSTGKEYFHAAYLRQATEGLAPIDGPDLLATLTELTAATVAAECERHGVRTVVASGGGLRNPALVTALRSRVTVVPSDENGLPSDAKEAYLTALLGWLTWNGIPANVPSATGSAGPRLLGTITPGAGPLTLPEPHPQALTRLRVTTPDTP